The genomic segment CGCCATTCGCCCTCGCTGCCTGGACGGTGCATCTCGTTGATATTGTTCGTATTGGCAAAGACGCTGACACGCGAGTGGTCGTCGTAGTAGAGACCGAAAAGGCGCGCCATATAGCGATCGTCTGTGCCATAGCCGCCCTCGACGTTGGCCAGATAGCCACGGTTGTACTCGCGCTTCAGCTGCACGTCCATCACGTAGTCTTTCTTCTCAACGTCGTGGCCAATGAGCTCGCTCTGCTTGGTACTCTTGTCGAAGACCTTCAGTTCCTTGACGGTGTAGTAGGGCAGGTTGTCGAGCATCACCTTGTTCTGGCCCTTGAAGAAGTCCTTGCCGTTGAGGGTGAGATAATCCACCTTCTTGCCGTTGATATAGATATCGCCATTGTCCTTCAACTCGGCGCCAGGCATCTGGCGAATGAGGCCGTCGAGCATCGAGCCCTCTGGCAGGTTGAAGGCCGAGGCATTATACACCAGTGTGTCGCCACGATAGGTGAGCTTCACCTTGGTGCCTGTGACCACCACGCCGCCAAGTCCCACCTCTTTATATACGTCGTCCTCGCTGCGCTGCTTCTTCTTCATGAGGATGCGAGGCAGTTCGAACCATGAGTTGCGCGCAATATGGCGCAGGTTGTAGTTTAGGTAGGTGGTCTCGTAGCCATCGGCCGTGGCACGGAGGATAAAGTCGTCGTTCTTGGCAGGCACCTTGAACTCATAGTACGACGAGGTGCCCCATGTCCAGCAGGTCATGGAGTCGACAAAGGTAGAGTCTTTCTTCATCAGTGTGATGAGGGCCTTCACCTTGGCCTTGGTAAACGAGTCGTAGACCTCGCCAGTGAGTTCTACCTTTCTTTCTTTTTTCTTCTTGGTTTGCAGAGAGTCGGTCTGCGCACATAGTGCTGTTGCTATCACTAGTGACAGCATCATGATGACTGTTCTTTTCATTCTCTATTGTATGGTCTTGGTTTTCTTAGAGTTTGCCCTGATCGCCCAGATACGAGTCTTTGAAGCCCAGGAAATAGAGCACACCGTCGAGGCCGATGGTGTTGATGCTCTGCTTGGCGTTGGCTACCACACGCGGCTTGGCGTGGAAGGCTATGCCCAGTCCTGCCTCTGAGATCATGGGCAGGTCGTTGGCACCATCGCCCACGGCAATGGTCTGCGCCAGGTTCACCTTCTCGACCTGTGCGATGAGCTTCAGGAGCTCGGCCTTGCGAGTGCCGTCGACAATCTCGCCTACGTAGTTGCCTGTGAGTTTGCCGTCGTCGCCAATCTCCAACTCGTTGGCATAGACGTAATCAATGCCGTAGCGACGCTGCAGGTATTCGCCAAAGTAGGTGAATCCACCACTGAGGATGGCAATCTTATAGCCACAACGCTTCAAGGTGGTCATTAAACGGTCGACACCCTCAGTGATGGGCAGATGCTCGGCAATGTCCTGCATCACGCTGACGTCGAGGCCCTTGAGCAACTTTACACGGCGTGTAAAACTCTCCTTGAAGTCGATCTCGCCACGCATGGCACTCTCTGTGATGGCGCGCACCTCGGCTCCCACACCATTGCGCTCGGCCAACTCGTCGATACACTCGGTCTGGATGAGGGTGGAGTCCATATCGAAACAGATGAGGCGGCGCATACGGCGGAACATGTCGTCGCGCTGGAACGAGAAGTCGATTTCCATCTCGGCCGACAGCTTGAGGAACTTCGACTGCATCTCGTGACGGTCGGCAGGCTCGCCACGCAGCGAGAACTCGATGCAGGCACGTGTGTGCTTGGCTGGGTTCTTGATGCTCTTGCGTCCTGTGAGGCGGATGATGGAGTCGATGTTCAGACCCTGGTCGGCAATGATGCGAGTGGCTGCCTCAATCTGCTTGGCTTCCAACTGGCGACCCATCACCATGAGGATATAGCG from the Prevotella sp. E15-22 genome contains:
- the serB gene encoding phosphoserine phosphatase SerB, with product MENAITKKEEQILVRITGQDRPGLTASVMSILAKYDAQILDIGQADIHATLSLGILIRMEESHSGQVMKELLFKATELGVNIGFAPISDDEYEDWVGHQGKNRYILMVMGRQLEAKQIEAATRIIADQGLNIDSIIRLTGRKSIKNPAKHTRACIEFSLRGEPADRHEMQSKFLKLSAEMEIDFSFQRDDMFRRMRRLICFDMDSTLIQTECIDELAERNGVGAEVRAITESAMRGEIDFKESFTRRVKLLKGLDVSVMQDIAEHLPITEGVDRLMTTLKRCGYKIAILSGGFTYFGEYLQRRYGIDYVYANELEIGDDGKLTGNYVGEIVDGTRKAELLKLIAQVEKVNLAQTIAVGDGANDLPMISEAGLGIAFHAKPRVVANAKQSINTIGLDGVLYFLGFKDSYLGDQGKL